The following nucleotide sequence is from Coffea eugenioides isolate CCC68of chromosome 3, Ceug_1.0, whole genome shotgun sequence.
TGGAACCAATCCGTTGACACAAATAGTTCATGTGAGAAAATTGAGTTATTTGGGCCCTGGAGGACTAACAGGGCGAACTGCTAATTTTCGGATACGAGATATCCATCCCAGTCACTATGTCCACAGACCGCCTAATTGACACCAACGAGTAAAATCTCCTTGTGCTTCAGGGCCCCATAGTAACAACAAAGAATGTGCTAAACTATTAGCAGGAGTAGAAACTGCGGCAGTTAAGAAATTGCAGCCTTCCAAATAGGAACTGGCTAACCCGTGGGTATACCATGAAGTTACAAAGGTTGTACCTGTGAACCAACCCCCTAAAGCGAAATAGGCACAAGGAAAGAGCAATAGGCCGGACCAGCCTACAAAAACGAAACGGTCCCTACGTAACCAGTCATCCAtaatatcaaataaatcattttcGTCTTTGGTAAATTTACCAAGGGCTATAGTCATAGCGATCCTCCTATTCAACTACTTCGACCATTTCCGAGCACCTCATAGCATTTTCGGGGCATTCGATCTCTTCTGTATGATTTCTCTTGCACTGCCCCACCCCACTGCAATGGGTTTCGAAGATAAAAATCCTTTATTTATTGGCCCATAAACTCGCCTAGATAACTCAATTTTTTATTCCTAGATTAGTAGATTCCTACTTAGTAAGTATATGAACCGCGAATTGTCTTATTATGACTCATCAATCAGATAATGAATATCTTTTCAAAGAACTGTTCAAGGGCGGCGCGCGCGGGCTAGGTGGGCAAAGAGAGAGGGATGCGGCGATGTGGATCGAAGAAGCGGCGGTCAAACGAAGAGTGGCGGCGCACAACAGCAGAGGAGATGGCGGCGGATTGATGGGCGCGGTAGACAGAGGTTTTGCGTCGAGCAAGAGGAAGAAACAAGGGAGAAGAgagaaaggagaaagaaaaagaaagaagaagaaaaagaaaaagaaagagaaattgtttttttttttggaaattttttctCATTGGCAAATTTTATTTTCGAGATTCAAAAGCAGAGATTAACCAACAATCAACAACCGTTCTTGAGCTTTTTTTGAatacttacctttcccgcggacgtgacgcgggcacgtcatgaaggGCACGAATGAGGAGCTCTTTAGGTTacttgacgcgggcacgtcatagGGCAAGAACCCTTCTGACCGTGAGCTCCCCATACGATTTGACGCAGGCTCGTCAAGTCGGAAAGACACCTATAAatcatcaaaaatgaaaattgaagccAAAAGTTAGTCAAATTaaaggaaaacatatttaaatcaacaaataaaatcaaacaaacaattaaaagaaattgggttgcctcccaatgagcacatttctttaatgtctttggctagacattgaaCACCACTCTTCAATCTGGGTGTAACTCAATTTTCCTGAAAATCGGTGGCCCTCCTCCAGGATCCAAATAGCCTTTGAGTGCAGCCTTCTTTCTTAATTTCCTACTCCTTTTCACCTCATACAGTGTTTCCATCCCCTTATACTTGTTCTCAGTAAATTTGAATTTGTCCCTATAAGCAAactcagaaaattcttgcacagagaGATTAATAGCATGAATAGCAAACACAGGgtgagagttaacaggatgttccattgtatcaaaaatattaaagtggactaGTTCTCCAACAAATTTCATGGACAATGTACCCTTATTAACGTCAATTTTTGTCTTTGTTGCACTAAAAAAGGGTCTACCTAGTAGCGAAGGTGAGAGGTCAGAGGAAtgatcatcatccatgtcaagtaAATAAAAGTCAGCCGGAAATATCAATTCATTAACTTTAACCAACACATCCTCGACCAACCCATCAACGTATGCATTTGTtcggtcagctaattgaattattatctcggtttcttttaatggaccgAGGTTCAGAGAAACATATATAGATTTAGGCATTACGTTGATCGATGCTCCTAAGTCCAGTAGGGTATTCCTAATTAAAGTGTTATCTATCCTACATGGGACAGTAAACCTACCTGGATCCCCGCACTTTGATGGAAGGTTCCTTTGGAGAACTGCTGACACATTCtccccaacaatgatcctttcgTCTCCCCTCAGCAGCTTTCGATTGACACATAGgtccctcaaaaattttgcaaaCTTCGGCACTTGTTTGATGGCATCTAATAAAGGAATATTAATCTCTACCTTGCGGAACACCTCCAGGATCTCTTTCTCCTTGTCCTGCTTCTTCGATTTCTCCAACCTGCAAGGAAATAGAGGGGGATTAGTTTTAACGTCTATGATCGGGTCAGGGAGTACCACTGGATTTTTGGTGCTTGTATTCTCTGCCTGAAGTTCTTTCTCAATCTTCTCTTCGTCCTTATCCTTTGGAGTCACAAGTTCGGcccctgaatttccttcccGCTTCTTAAAGTCATTGCACTTACGTTCTTCAGATTCAGTTCAGGTTAGGATGGCAATCTTCCATTTACTTGAGACTCCAGACGGTTGATTGATATTGCCATTTGATTTATCTGATTCTGCATCGCTTGTATCTGATCCATCTGATTTCTTATGTTTCGTAGTTCGGAGTTCGTCTTTTGCTGGTGTTATGTAGTACTAGCCATCAATTGTTTCATCATATCTTCTAAAGATGGACTGGCGCTCGATGGAGGTGGTGGAGGTCGAAATTGATACTGCTGCTGGTACTCTTGTTGTCTACTTGGCATAAAATTGGactgcctatttcctccataactGAAGATGGGATGGTCCCTCCAACCAGGATTGTAGGTGTTCGAATATGGGTCATATTGATctcttggcgcgggcgcgtgaCCAGCTATGTTCACTTGCTCCATACTTTTTTCTTGGATCATTGGGCACATGTCTGTTGAATGACCCATACCAGTGCAAACCCCACACACCTTGGCCTGAGATGCATTCCCTACAGCCAGTTGCCTAACAAACGAGGTTAACTCCGTCAACTGCTGCTGGATAGAGGATGTCTCTACTTCATTCACCTTGCGCATCGGGACATCCTCCCTCGTACCAAATTGCTGCGAATTCTCCGTCATTCCTTCAATTAGCTCCCATGCTGCTCGAGGGGTCTTGTTCACCAGTGCCTCTCCATTCGCAGCATCAATGATACTCCTGTCTCTGAAGAGTAGCCCCTAGTAAAAATATTGTATAAGTAACTGCTCACTTATTTGGTGTTGGGGCACTTAATGCACAACTTCTTGAATCGCTCCCAGTACTCATAAAAGCGATTCCCCTGGATGCTGCTTGATACcacaaatttctttccttaaacTCGTAGCTCTGGACGCAGggaaatatttatctaaaaattttttcttcaactggtctcacgtggtgatactacctggTGGTAGGTAGTACAACCAGTCTTTTGTTGAATTCTTCAGGGAGAAGgggaatgccctcatttttatttGCTCTTCTGTGATTTCCGGGGGTTTCATACTATTGCACACGACATCAAACTCCTGCAGATGTTTATACGGCTCCTCACCTAATAAACCATGAAAAGAAGGTAAAAGATGAATTAGACCCGATTTCAATTCAAATGAAGTGTTATCACTCAAACTCGGGAAAGTAATGCATAAAGGCTGCTGAgttaaatcaggagcagccaactccatTAATGTTCGTGCATTAGCCATAAGGACTTCTTCTTGCACCGAGTCACTCGAAGTGTCACCAAACGAATCTGCTGGTTCAACTTCTGACTCAGGTCTCTGAGATGAAGCACTTGAGTGCACCTCTCTGAACTGTctggtctcttttcttgttCTACACGCAATCTTCTCTACCTCGGGGTCGAAAATtaattcacctgtacgagaaaaACGAGGCATACACTCGAAAAGCaccagaaaattagaacaaaaataaatttaaaaagaaacaaataattgacaccagtccccggcaacggcgccaaaaattgacagatTGTcggcctgtgcaataataaaacctgcttaAACTAAAAGTAATCTCTAtagatagcggtgagcagggtcgaatccacaggtaCTGGgagtaattatttttttttaaaattcacagtgacaaggggggtgTTTCTATAtcaggggtgacaatttaagcaattcaactaaaactaaaataataaaaataaaatagccaactagaaattaaataacaatttactaaaatcaaatgagtgataattaaggatctagccaaggaataacttcagcaatggttcacctaattgatcattgaaacaaaagcaattccaattatttactaataaataggttataactgccaaacaagcgatgacagtcaacccctccttacagTGTCGATGATTAAgatacgcccgttaatcactgccctaattgagaaataatcttagtACGctcgtaagatttaattccccaattgccttacgtattagaggagccctattctaaccaaaaaACGCACTACTAGGGTTATTTTAGGTTAACCCgtgtattcccctgacacaaacccaatcatgtcagttgtcactatatcaaggcaattaaacaattacggatttaatgccctaattaataatagattaccaaattaactaattattcggatccaaaacaatcaattaattaaataatcataagcaCTGCAACCAAAGAATATGCGAAAaccaataaataaagaaaaagataaaattaaactgatctcacaatttttaggctaACCAGAGCCtccgttgtcccttgactagagtggAAAAATTAGTTCATGTTTGATGAACAAAACCCACAGGAAATTGGAGAGAAAACTGCAGCCATCAattggaaaatgggtaaacttgATTCGATGGAATATTCACTAAAAAGAAAAGCTACATGAAGTACTTGATTGTTTTGCTTCTCCTAACATACGGAGGAAAAGAAACTACTCAAGGCtaaaaggaaaagtcaaagctAGAGCTACAGGGGAAAATCACTCAATTGCCTCCAGTTGCTCCTCACATCCGAGAAGACAAAAGCTACCAAAAACCCATGAAGGAAGAGTCAAAGCAAGATTAAACTAAAGGAGAAAATCCAAAGCTAAGCTAAAGGAGCTAAAAGTAGTGCTTTTTCTCCTCTGCCCCATTCTTATTCTAATTGCTGCCCAAGCTCTGTGCGGCGGCACCTCCCATGAATCCAAGGCCCTGTGTCCGCTGCCCTCTTCCgcaaaattaccaaaatgggcATAAcatcttctttttcaaaaatgccCTCGGGACAAATTCTATCATCTGAACTCCTTTTCTGTCAAATTGACACTTGTTATCacatttttgttctactccctgaaatagatgcaaaatactaaaagtgagtagattttaacaattaatccacatcgggtcaggtaataggggaaattaataataaataaacgATAAAATcgcaccctatcaattccccccacacctaaaccatgcttgtcctcaagcataaaaacaacaaacaaacaccaatatttgatagtgACGATTGTTCTATCcaccaaattgccaagataccaagaaaaataataatcaagcatcaatggtcaagtccaagaaacatcactccggttagcttctaaaccataaactcttccaatttcaggttaactaatTTAAGAAAAAGGAGTGGTCGCTCAACATTTATCAGCGAATAGTCCAACTATTAActaaaatctcaacattaaatccataaatcagcaagctgacttttattacacaTTAGCACAActttcacttcttttttttcgttatttatttatttattatttttttctttttttttcaatagcaCAAAAGATTTAGTCTTTAGCCATcggagccttttgacgcgaattCCAACATTTGCCAGATGAAGGAGCTCGATTATTCAGCTCCTATCGCTAtacgaccacgtactcatagaaattgctattttttaacgcgagaatcgacactttagatgaaaatccccggttactcaataGTACcaaatagcggagtacagtcaactttATTTCATAGCCAGATAACACAATATCTCACAATATCACAAAGAAAAAGTAGCTAGCCTCATTttttccaaacatggagaattgaggttaataaccggaccaattcacatggaaatgtcaacaatcattccctatacctaggaaagttaaccaaaaattataagaataaaacaatcaccgatattcaccaaagtgATGTTCTTAAATttaaccacattaacttgataccctattattattaaaactcggcaatagcagaattagaggcaacaatccaatATCAAACTTTGGTattcattaaaaaaagaaagtaaatgaagactagacaaataacaaactaaaaataaaagaagaacatctgaaaattaaaaactagaaaaaaaattagcacAGCTGTCCCCCCTACACCTAGATcctacattgccctcaatggagggattaaagcaattaaagtgaagaggacaacgaaacttcTCTCGCGAGTGGCTACGGGGTAGGCAGGCACGGTGAAGGGAAACCGATGTAATGGAAGTACGGCCCAAGTTGTGAGACATCATAACTcaattcaaccagcaaatgcaaGACTCTCCACCATTGAAAACTGCCAAATAATCGCCGTGACACAGAATGATGTCGGCGGCCAAAGGACAGCTACTGGTCGCAGCGTGCGTGCAAGGGTGGGATCGACGGCGGCGACTTGACTAGGTGGCCACTTGTGTAGCGCGCTGCGAGGTTGAGCGCGCGAGGGAGAGAGCCGTTAGGGGGAAAGACTGGGCAGCGCACGCGGGCTAGGTGGgcaaagagagagagggatgcgGCGATGTGGATTGAAGAAACGGCGGTAGACAGAGGTTTTCCGTCGAGCAAGAGGAAGAAACAAGGGAGAAGAGAGAAAggataaagaagaagaaagaaagaaggaaaaagaaagaaaagaagaaaaagaaaaagaaagagaaattgtttttttttttggaaaattttttctcATTGGCAAATTTTATTTTCGAGATTCAAAAGCAGAGATTAACCAACAATCAACAATTGTTCTTgagttttttttaaatacttAACTTTCCCTCGAACGCGAATCGGGCACGTCATGAAGGGCACAGAATGAGGAGCTCTTTAGGTTacttgacgcgggcacgtcattaGGGCAAGAACCCTTCTGACCGTGAGCTCCCCATACGACTTGACGCTGGCGCGTCAAGTCGGAAAGACACCTATAAAtcatcaaaaacgaaaattgaagcCAAAAGTTAGTCAAATTCAAGGGAAACATATTTAAATCaacaaataaaatcaaacaaacaattaaaagaaattgggttgcctcccaatgagcgcctttatttaatgtctttggctagacattgaaCACCACTCTTCAATCTGGGTGTAACTCAATTTTCCTGGAAATCGGTGGCCCTCCTCCAGGATCCAAATAGCCTTTGAGTGCAGCCTTCTTTCTTAATTTCCTACTCCTTTTCACCTCATACAGTGTTTTCATCCCCTTATACTTGTTCTCAGTAAATTTGACTTTGTCCCTACATGTAAactcagaaaattcttgcacagatGGATTAATAGCATGAATAGCAAACACAGGGTGACAGTTAACAGGATGTTccattgtatcaaaaatattaaagtggactagttctccatcaaattccatggaCAATGTACCCTTATTAACGTCAATTTTTGTCTGTGTTGTGCTAAAAAAGGGTCTACCTAGTAGCGAAGGTGAGGGGTCAGGGGAAtgatcatcatccatgtcaagtacataaaagTCAGTTGGGAATATCAATTCATTAACTTTAACCAGCACATCCTCGACCAACCCATCAGGGTATGCATTTATtcggtcagctaattgaattattatctcggtttcttttaatggaccaAGGTTCTGAGAAACATACATAGATTTAGGCATTACGTTGATCGATGCTCCTAAGTCCAGCAGGGTATTCCTAATTAAAGTGTTATCTATCCTACATGGGACAGTAAACCTATCTGGATCCCCGCACTTTGATGGAAACTTCTTTTGGAGAACTGCTGACACATTCTCCCTAACAATGATTTTTTCGCCTCCCCTCAGCCGCTTTCGGTTGACACATAGgtccctcaaaaattttgcatatttcGACACTTGTTTGATGGCATCTAATAAGGGAATATTAATCTCTACCTTGCGTAACACCTCCAGGATCTCTTTCTCCTTGTCCTGCTTTTTCGATTTCTCCAACTTGCAAGGAAATAGAAGGGGATTAGTTTTAACGTCTATGATTAGGTCAGGGAGTACCACTGAATTTTTGGTGCTTGTATTCTTTGCCTGAAGTTCTTTCTCAATCTTCTCTTCGTCCTTATCCTTTGGAGTCACAAGTTCGGGCCCCTGAATTTTCTTCCCGCTCCTTAAAGTCATTGCACTTACCTTCTTCAGGTTCAGTTCAGGTTGGGATGGCAATCTTCCATTTACTTGAGACTCCAGACGGTTGATTGATATTGCCATCTGACTTATCTGATTCTACATCGCTTGTATCTGATCCATCTGACTAATTATGTTCCGTAGTTCGGAGTCCGTCTTTTCCTGGTGTTGTGCAGTACTAGCCATCAATTGTTTCATCATATCTTCCAAAGATGGACTGGTGCTCGATGGAGGTGGTGGGGGCCGAAATTGATACTGTTGCTGGTACTCTTGTTGTCTACTTGGCATAAAATTGGACTGCCTATTTCCTGCATAACTGAAGTTGGGATGGTCCCTCCAACCAGGATTGCAGGTGTTCGAATATGGGTCATATTGAtttcttggcgcgggcgcgtgaCCAGTCATGTTCACTTGCTCCATACTTTTTTCTTGGATCATTGGGCACATGTCTGTTGAATGACCCATACCAGTGCAAACCCCACACACCTTGGCCTGAGATGCGTTCCCTATAGCCAGTTGCCTAACAAACGAGGTTAACTCCGTCAACTGCTGCTGGATAGAGGATGTCTCTACCTCATTCACCTTGCGTAGCGAGACATCCTCCCTCGTAC
It contains:
- the LOC113766225 gene encoding uncharacterized protein LOC113766225; translation: MPRFSRTGELIFDPEVEKIACRTRKETRQFREVHSSASSQRPESEVEPADSFGDTSSDSVQEEVLMANARTLMELAAPDLTQQPLCITFPSLSDNTSFELKSGLIHLLPSFHGLLGEEPYKHLQEFDVVCNSMKPPEITEEQIKMRAFPFSLKNSTKDWLYYLPPGSITTDRSIIDAANGEALVNKTPRAAWELIEGMTENSQQFGTREDVPMRKVNEVETSSIQQQLTELTSFVRQLAVGNASQAKVCGVCTGMGHSTDMCPMIQEKSMEQVNIAGHAPAPRDQYDPYSNTYNPGWRDHPIFSYGGNRQSNFMPSRQQEYQQQYQFRPPPPPSSASPSLEDMMKQLMAKRKCNDFKKREGNSGAELVTPKDKDEEKIEKELQAENTSTKNPVVLPDPIIDVKTNPPLFPCRLEKSKKQDKEKEILEVFRKVEINIPLLDAIKQVPKFAKFLRDLCVNRKLLRGDERIIVGENVSAVLQRNLPSKCGDPGRFTVPCRIDNTLIRNTLLDLGASINVMPKSIYVSLNLGPLKETEIIIQLADRTNAYVDGLVEDVLVKVNELIFPADFYLLDMDDDHSSDLSPSLLGRPFFSATKTKIDVNKGTLSMKFVGELVHFNIFDTMEHPVNSHPVFAIHAINLSVQEFSEFAYRDKFKFTENKYKGMETLYEVKRSRKLRKKAALKGYLDPGGGPPIFRKIELHPD
- the LOC113766226 gene encoding uncharacterized protein LOC113766226 — protein: MAISINRLESQVNGRLPSQPELNLKKVSAMTLRSGKKIQGPELVTPKDKDEEKIEKELQAKNTSTKNSVVLPDLIIDVKTNPLLFPCKLEKSKKQDKEKEILEVLRKVEINIPLLDAIKQVSKYAKFLRDLCVNRKRLRGGEKIIVRENVSAVLQKKFPSKCGDPDRFTVPCRIDNTLIRNTLLDLGASINVMPKSMYVSQNLGPLKETEIIIQLADRINAYPDGLVEDVLVKVNELIFPTDFYVLDMDDDHSPDPSPSLLGRPFFSTTQTKIDVNKEFSEFTCRDKVKFTENKYKGMKTLYEVKRSRKLRKKAALKGYLDPGGGPPISRKIELHPD